The following proteins are co-located in the Apis mellifera strain DH4 linkage group LG9, Amel_HAv3.1, whole genome shotgun sequence genome:
- the LOC725595 gene encoding spermatogenesis-defective protein 39 homolog codes for MTSAKDDEDFWYSSEKRSFCFENNEVDQLFGVSKTDTDKLWAGISNTSTAEGSLKTSTDYQPLKPMLSIISEKTLSCILATDKLQNLHPETAIVQPDITLRKILLGQPYSLEQYKSLASKTALLDTAIINGDGNAILIIILFLTKTLKRSLVQRILAERPDAVNVYIRYLSIRLQINEITDILTMLGQSMDAAMKTLHIIIKNTRDPDRLLNKLRNSYKTQFSALTDCKEASFVQSYIKLLEWQMAVKKLDGNEDIELNSSVLNCLKHACKGHWNLSENTLMSPTILSQQHDVSPRQYQKVALEVRASAAEWDDVDRLLLTKGWLGSKKLQIYLPIEDVLKILHNNNAPSEVLEKYLKYVDNIERRLELAKNMHCFRIAIDILVQQADRTALMEYKTKLQPQSEEYFYAESALRLPSVKWKS; via the exons ATGACTTCTGCTAAAGATGATGAAGATTTTTGGTATAGTAGTGAAAAGCGATCTTTctgttttgaaaataatgag gtGGATCAATTGTTTGGAGTATCAAAAACTGATACAGATAAATTATGGGCTGGTATTTCGAATACGTCAACAGCGGAAGGATCTTTAAAAACTTCTACTGATTATCAACCACTTAAGCCTATGTTATCTATTATCTCGGAAAAAACGCTTTCTTGCA TTTTAGCAAcagataaattacaaaatcttcATCCAGAAACAGCTATTGTACAACCAGATATCActcttagaaaaattttacttggCCAACCATATTCTTTAGAACAATATAAATCACTTGCCAGTAAAACTGCTTTATTAGATACAGCAATAATAAATGGCGATGGAAATGCCattttaata attattttatttcttacaaaAACTCTTAAAAGGTCTTTAGTTCAAAGGATATTGGCAGAAAGACCTGATGCTGTGAATGTTTACATAAGATATCTTTCTATAAGATTACAAATAAATGAGATTACAGATATTTTAAc gaTGTTAGGACAATCAATGGATGCTGct atgaagactttacatattattataaaaaatactcgaGATCCtgatagattattaaataaacttcGAAATAGTTATAAAACACAATTCTCAGCTTTAACTGACTGTAAAGAAGCTTCATTTGtacaatcttatataaaattacttg aatggCAAATGGCAGTGAAAAAATTAGATGGAAATGAGGacattgaattaaattcatctgttcttaattgtttaaaacatGCATGCAAAGGTCATTGGAATTTGTCAGAAAATACTTTAATGTCTCCTACAATTTTATCTCAACAACATGATGTCTCTCCTAGACAATATCAAAAGGTTGCATTAGAAGTTAGAGCATCAGCTGCTGAATGGGATGATGTTGATCGATTACTTTTAACAAAG ggATGGTTAGGaagtaaaaaattgcaaatttatctTCCTATTGAAGatgtgttaaaaatattgcataataataatgcacCTTCTGAAGTACTTGagaaatacttaaaatatgtGGATAATATAGAGAGACGACTGGAATTAGCAAAAAATATGCATTGTTTTAGAATAGCCATTGAT atactTGTACAACAAGCAGATCGTACTGCATTGAtggaatataaaacaaaattacaacCACAatctgaagaatatttttacgcAGAAAGTGCATTACGATTACCATCAGTTAAATGGAAAAGCTAA
- the LOC411371 gene encoding microtubule-associated protein RP/EB family member 1 isoform X2, which yields MAVNVYATNVTTENLSRHDMLAWVNDCLQSSFTKIEELCTGAVYCQFMDMLFPGSVPLKRVKFKTNLEHEYIQNFKILQGGFKKMNVDKVIPVDKLVKGRFQDNFEFLQWFKKFFDANYDGREYDAYEARGCIPLGSGVDGTHNLSNPQLVPLPPQSKQTQMQQKHTQQRNITPRQQVTKAPAHRPQAKTGVGNRGEAGKVEELSAQVMELKMSLEGLEKERDFYFGKLRDIEVMCQDCDNGDPPPIVQKILEVLYATEEGFAPPEELEGDGLAPDDEEEY from the exons ATGGCTGTTAATGTTTATGCAACAAATGTGACAACTGAAAACTTGAGTCGACATGATATGTTGGCATGGGTAAATGACTGCCTTCAATCATCATTCACCAAGATTGAAGAATTATGTACTGGAGCTGTTTATTGTCAATTCATGGACATGCTTTTCCCTGGAAGTGTGCCACTGAAGAGGGTCAAGTTCAAGACTAACCTTGAGCATGAATATAtacagaattttaaaattttacaaggtGGTTTCAAAAAGATGAATGTAGATAAg GTAATACCAGTGGACAAATTGGTAAAAGGCCGCTTTCAagacaattttgaatttctacaATGGTTCAAGAAATTCTTTGATGCAAATTATGATGGCCGCGAGTATGATGCTTATGAAGCACGTGGTTGTATACCATTGGGTTCTGGTGTTGATGGAACTCATAATTTGTCAAATCCTCAATTGGTACCTTTACCACCTCAATCAAAACAGACGCAAATGCAGCAAAAGCATACACAGCAACGTAACATTACCCCTCGCCAACAGG ttaccAAAGCTCCAGCTCATCGTCCACAAGCGAAAACAGGAGTTGGCAACCGCGGTGAAGCTGGAAAAGTTGAAGAACTTAGTGCACag gtgatggaattaaaaatgtcTTTGGAAGGattggagaaagaaagagatttctACTTTGGAAAATTACGTGATATTGAAGTTATGTGCCAAGATTGTGATAACGGAGATCCTCCACCAATAGTCCAGAAAATATTAGAAGTTCTTTATGCGACAGAG gaAGGATTTGCACCACCAGAAGAATTGGAAGGAGATGGTCTCGCGCCCGATGACGAGGAAGAATATTAA
- the LOC411371 gene encoding microtubule-associated protein RP/EB family member 1 isoform X3, with protein sequence MAVNVYATNVTTENLSRHDMLAWVNDCLQSSFTKIEELCTGAVYCQFMDMLFPGSVPLKRVKFKTNLEHEYIQNFKILQGGFKKMNVDKIVPIDKLVKGRFQDNFEFLQWFKKFFDANYSRTEPYDALAMRGGEPMGSGGSNAPHGTNTKRTTPRDVNSAKPAARIVTKAPAHRPQAKTGVGNRGEAGKVEELSAQVMELKMSLEGLEKERDFYFGKLRDIEVMCQDCDNGDPPPIVQKILEVLYATEEGFAPPEELEGDGLAPDDEEEY encoded by the exons ATGGCTGTTAATGTTTATGCAACAAATGTGACAACTGAAAACTTGAGTCGACATGATATGTTGGCATGGGTAAATGACTGCCTTCAATCATCATTCACCAAGATTGAAGAATTATGTACTGGAGCTGTTTATTGTCAATTCATGGACATGCTTTTCCCTGGAAGTGTGCCACTGAAGAGGGTCAAGTTCAAGACTAACCTTGAGCATGAATATAtacagaattttaaaattttacaaggtGGTTTCAAAAAGATGAATGTAGATAAg ATTGTTCCAATTGATAAACTGGTGAAAGGCAGGTTCCAAGACAACTTTGAGTTTTTACAATggttcaagaaattttttgatgcAAACTACTCCAGAACAGAACCATACGATGCACTTGCTATGCGAGGAGGAGAGCCCATGGGTTCTGGTGGAAGTAATGCACCACATGGCACTAATACAAAACGCACTACTCCACGTGATGTAAATTCGGCTAAACCGGCTGCTCGTATTG ttaccAAAGCTCCAGCTCATCGTCCACAAGCGAAAACAGGAGTTGGCAACCGCGGTGAAGCTGGAAAAGTTGAAGAACTTAGTGCACag gtgatggaattaaaaatgtcTTTGGAAGGattggagaaagaaagagatttctACTTTGGAAAATTACGTGATATTGAAGTTATGTGCCAAGATTGTGATAACGGAGATCCTCCACCAATAGTCCAGAAAATATTAGAAGTTCTTTATGCGACAGAG gaAGGATTTGCACCACCAGAAGAATTGGAAGGAGATGGTCTCGCGCCCGATGACGAGGAAGAATATTAA
- the LOC411371 gene encoding microtubule-associated protein RP/EB family member 1 isoform X1, producing the protein MAVNVYATNVTTENLSRHDMLAWVNDCLQSSFTKIEELCTGAVYCQFMDMLFPGSVPLKRVKFKTNLEHEYIQNFKILQGGFKKMNVDKIVPIDKLVKGRFQDNFEFLQWFKKFFDANYSRTEPYDALAMRGGEPMGSGGSNAPHGTNTKRTTPRDVNSAKPAARIGKTHTTDLPVPTLNDTLTKAPAHRPQAKTGVGNRGEAGKVEELSAQVMELKMSLEGLEKERDFYFGKLRDIEVMCQDCDNGDPPPIVQKILEVLYATEEGFAPPEELEGDGLAPDDEEEY; encoded by the exons ATGGCTGTTAATGTTTATGCAACAAATGTGACAACTGAAAACTTGAGTCGACATGATATGTTGGCATGGGTAAATGACTGCCTTCAATCATCATTCACCAAGATTGAAGAATTATGTACTGGAGCTGTTTATTGTCAATTCATGGACATGCTTTTCCCTGGAAGTGTGCCACTGAAGAGGGTCAAGTTCAAGACTAACCTTGAGCATGAATATAtacagaattttaaaattttacaaggtGGTTTCAAAAAGATGAATGTAGATAAg ATTGTTCCAATTGATAAACTGGTGAAAGGCAGGTTCCAAGACAACTTTGAGTTTTTACAATggttcaagaaattttttgatgcAAACTACTCCAGAACAGAACCATACGATGCACTTGCTATGCGAGGAGGAGAGCCCATGGGTTCTGGTGGAAGTAATGCACCACATGGCACTAATACAAAACGCACTACTCCACGTGATGTAAATTCGGCTAAACCGGCTGCTCGTATTG GTAAGACACATACAACGGATCTTCCCGTACCTACATTAAACGACActc ttaccAAAGCTCCAGCTCATCGTCCACAAGCGAAAACAGGAGTTGGCAACCGCGGTGAAGCTGGAAAAGTTGAAGAACTTAGTGCACag gtgatggaattaaaaatgtcTTTGGAAGGattggagaaagaaagagatttctACTTTGGAAAATTACGTGATATTGAAGTTATGTGCCAAGATTGTGATAACGGAGATCCTCCACCAATAGTCCAGAAAATATTAGAAGTTCTTTATGCGACAGAG gaAGGATTTGCACCACCAGAAGAATTGGAAGGAGATGGTCTCGCGCCCGATGACGAGGAAGAATATTAA